In Acinetobacter wanghuae, the sequence GACTTTCAGCACCGACAATCATTACAGCACAACCGATTGAACAACAACATGAAGCCTTAGAGACATTCAATCGTGATGCTGAAATTCAAATAAATATACCTCAAGATATTATCCATCCTGATAATGAACGTATTATCACAACCATTGACGAGCAAGAGTTACATCGCATTGTCAGTGAGCTTTTCCCAACGCATGAACTCACAGCGAAAGATACCGAAAGTTATTATTCAGTTTTATATCAAAATAAAAATAATCGTTGGCTATTCCGTTATGACGTCAATCGTAAACGACCTACCGTTCAATTTATTGTGCCTATAGATGATCAAAGACGTATCGAACTCGATCGTGCTGGATTAGAAGTTTTAAATAACGGTCAAATATATTTGGATAAGCCTGAACATATTTATCGTGCTGTCGGCATTCTGAAAGATTGTCTAAATTTCTGCTCAAATGATGAAAACTTTAAAAGATCGGTCAATAGCTAGAAATTGGACGCGAAAGCGTCCTTTTTATGGCAGCAACAATACTACAACTTTGCTTTTTCACTCTCTTGCAAGCAGTTGATTTATAATAAGTGAAATCCTTGTCCTTCACTGATTAAACTGACTGCTTTATGACCCAAAACAAAAACAGCAAAGGCTTTAATTTTAAATTATCCGTACTCAGTATTACGCTCTTGAGTAGCAGCCTTGTACAAGCACAAAGTATCAGTTTCCAACAAGCCGAACAGCAACTTTTGCAGTCATCATATAGTTCACAGGCGTACAATAACTTAGAACAAGCCGCTCAACTTGAAGCCGAAGCTGCAAAAGGTTTGGGCTTACCACGTGTTGATCTCAACGTACGGGCTTATGCCTTCCATAGCGAAGTGGACATTCCACTACAACAGTTTAAAAATAATTTAGAAGGCTCATTGTCTCAAGGCATTAACAGTCAAATTAGCCAATGGGAAAGTGCGAATGGCTTGCCTTCAGGGATAACTGATCCTTTGCAAAATGGCATTAACAATACCATTCATAGCGGGATTGGTTTAATTCCAGATAAAGCGAACGTGATTCTTGAAGATCAAGTCATTCGCTCAACGGTGTCTGTGATGATGCCCTTATATACGGGTGGTCTGACTTCAAGCGCCAAGGAAATCGCGCAGATTCAATCAAGTCGAAGCAGCTTAACCAATCAGGAACAACAAGACTTACAACGTTTTGAGCTGATTCAAACTTACTTTAATGTACAATTCCAAAAACAATTACAACATGCTGCACAATCCAATTTAAATGCCATGCAATTACATTATAAAAATGCTTTAAAACTAGAGCAGCAAGGCTTTATCAGTAAAGGTCAGCGTATGCAGTTTGAGGTTGCACGTAACAATGCCGAACGTAGCGCACAGAACAATCAAGCCAATTTATCGGCTGCGCTGTTTCAACTGAACAATCTATTACAACAAAGCAGCATTACCGAATTAGCCACGCCCCTGTTTGTGAATCGCGCTGAACCGCAAGATCTGAATCAATTATTAAAAACCTTTAGCCAAAATTCTGCTCTCATCAAAAAAATGCAGATGGATACTCAATTGGCAGAAGCCAATATCAAGGCACAGCAAGCCACCAAAAAGCCAAATGTCTTTGCCTTTGGTGAATACAGTCTCGATCAAAATCAAAACTGGATTGTCGGTGTTGCCGCACGTTACAACTTATTTTCAGGGATCGATAAAAACAAAAATATTCAAGCCGCAGAACTAAAACGGGATGCAACTGAACTGCTCACCGCGCGTACGCAACAAGAACTCGAAACCCTGATTTATAAATCGTATAGTGAAGCCGTTAGCGCGCAGCAAAGTGATGTGCTATTACAACAAAACATGAAAGCCGCGCAGGAAAATTTACGCATTCAGGAATTGTCATTTAAAGAAGATGTCGGCACAGCCAATCAAGTGATTGATGCACAAAACATGCTCAATGCTTTAAAAGCAGAAACAGCATTAAATGCTTATAAATATGTTATGTCGCTCGCTACGCTCTTACAAAGTCATGGTTCAATTCAGACTTTTTCGAGCTATATGCAACATGCCAACACCCACTACATTCGCTAATTGGAGCCAGCCATGAC encodes:
- a CDS encoding TolC family protein, with product MTQNKNSKGFNFKLSVLSITLLSSSLVQAQSISFQQAEQQLLQSSYSSQAYNNLEQAAQLEAEAAKGLGLPRVDLNVRAYAFHSEVDIPLQQFKNNLEGSLSQGINSQISQWESANGLPSGITDPLQNGINNTIHSGIGLIPDKANVILEDQVIRSTVSVMMPLYTGGLTSSAKEIAQIQSSRSSLTNQEQQDLQRFELIQTYFNVQFQKQLQHAAQSNLNAMQLHYKNALKLEQQGFISKGQRMQFEVARNNAERSAQNNQANLSAALFQLNNLLQQSSITELATPLFVNRAEPQDLNQLLKTFSQNSALIKKMQMDTQLAEANIKAQQATKKPNVFAFGEYSLDQNQNWIVGVAARYNLFSGIDKNKNIQAAELKRDATELLTARTQQELETLIYKSYSEAVSAQQSDVLLQQNMKAAQENLRIQELSFKEDVGTANQVIDAQNMLNALKAETALNAYKYVMSLATLLQSHGSIQTFSSYMQHANTHYIR